The sequence below is a genomic window from Lolium perenne isolate Kyuss_39 chromosome 7, Kyuss_2.0, whole genome shotgun sequence.
TGACGTGATGATAAATTTACTTCTAATAGCCTCCTCATATAAATGAAATTCATTAATAACAATTGAAATAGGTTAATTATAAATTAATTATGGGCCAACTTTCACAAAAGGTCAATTAGAAGTAATTTTGCTTGAAGAAAAAATTGAGCTCATCTTCGGTGTCTAATGGGAGCAGTATTACATCTACATTAAATGGTAGACAAATATAGTATCATATTAGAAGCCTTGAATTAATATTttccaaacaaaagaaaaaattgtatttccaggatatatgcaataattttttgctgctatattttccttctcgAGTAGTTTATATATTTCAATATTCCCCACATTGTCTTTGCCCTTCATCAAACCATAGTTGCCTCCATAGATCTCAAACTTCAAAGCCATCGATTATTCCAACGTCGAATAATAATAACCCTAAATACCATGAGAACCGCACTCCTCCTCGTCGCCATTACCACTCTCATTTATGCCGCTGCAGTGCCCGCCACGGCAAACCCCGATGATTGGTCCAAGATTAAGAACATCACCGACCCATACATCCAGGGGCTAGGCAAGTGGCTGGTGACGGAGCACACCAAAATGGGGGGCAAtgatgggctcaagtttcacaaggtgctaagcggcgaatatcaaattaggaatggtgtaagttatcggcttgtcatcgttgccatgagaccaggtggctcacatggcacatacaaaggatggttactagaggAAGTCCCGAGTAACCAGAACACATGGAAGCTCATAAATTTCAGCCCTTTAGACTAGTCGGGTTACCTTTAGTGTTGTAATAAATTTACAAGAAATTATATGGTGTTTCTCTTTAATTTTGCATGCATGCTTCTCTTGGACTATGGAGATATTAAGAATATGAATCCTCGCATGCAAATCCTATTTCTTCTAATTGTTAGGAATCAATGATAGCCATGTGATTAAGAGTTCACTTCACAATATGGTGGCGGTCGACATGTCTTCTCTGTGTTTGTTGTCACATAATACAATTTTATCATCAAGCTAAGAGACAATAGGTGGTATTTTATTTTAAGACATGTGTTCtacactttgatgctcttgttctttcTATCAAGTTAAGTTTTTGTGTTGGTCCATACGATGGATGCAAGATCCCAGGTGCTTGGTCAACGTCTTTTTTTAGTGATAGTATGTAGTATTTATACCAGTTTGATTCCTTCATCAAAAATTAGTCTTCCAAAATCCTTATAACGGACAATGTTAGGATAGTAGTCGATTGAGTTAATGTATCATCTTCCATGAATTTGCTAGTTGTACGAGACATTTTGGTAAAACCCAAAATGTTACCTCTCATTTGAAGGGTTTGATGACAACTGGAAAACGCGGGTTTCTGTAAGAAAAAAGTATCAGTAGTACTAGTGTACTATtataaatttttattattttgataATCCTTTGTCACCTAAGATCGATTTTTTTTTCTATACGTCAAATTTATTTCTGGAAACCCTTCATAATGAGGATTGACTAGACGTGATGATAAATTTACTTCTAATAGCCTCCTCATATAAATGAAATTCATTAATAACAATtgaaatactccctccggttcatattaattgactctaatatggatgtatctagacatatttcacttctagatacatccatattggagtcaattaatatgaatcggagggagtaggtTAATTATAAATTAATTATGGGCCAACTTTCACAAAAGGTCAATTAGAAGTAATTTTGCTTGAAGAAAAAATTGAGCTTATCTTCGGTGTCTAATGGGAGCAGTATTACATCTACATTAAATGGTGGACAAATATAGTATCATATTAGAAGCCTTGAATTAATATTttccaaacaaaagaaaaaattgtatttccaggatatatgcaataattttttgctgctatattttccttctcgAGTAGTTTATATATTTCAATATTCCCCACATTGTCTTTGCCCTTCATCAAACCATAGTTGCCTCCATAGATCTCAAACTTCAAAGCCATCGATTATTCCAACGTCGAATAATAATAACCCTAAATACCATGAGTACCGCAGTCCTCCTCGTCGCCATTACCACTCTCATTTATGTCGCTGCAGTGCCCGCCACGGCAAACCCCGATGATTGGTCCAAGATTAAGAACATCACCGACCCATACATCCAGGGGCTCGGCAAGTGGCTGGTGACGGAGCACACCAAAATGGGGGGCAAtgatgggctcaagtttcagaaggtgctaagcggcgaatatcaaattaggaatggtgtaagttatcggcttgtcatcgttgccatgagaccaggtggctcacatggcacatacaaaggatggttactagaggAAGTCCCGAGTAACCAGAACACATGGAAGCTCATAAATTTTAGCCCTTTAGACTAGTCGGGTTACCTTTAGTGTTGTAATAAATTTACAAGAAATTATATGGTGTTTCTCTTTAATTTTGCATGCATGCTTGTCTTGGACTATGGAGATATTAATAAAATGAATCCTCGCATGCAAATCCTATTTCTTCTAATTGTTAGGAATCAATGATAGCCATGTGATTAAGAGTTCACTTCACAATATGGTGGCGGTCGACATGTCTTCTCTGTGTTTGTTGTCACATAATACAATTTTATCATCAAGCTAAGAGACAATAGGTGGTATTTAATTTTAAGACACGTGTTCtacactttgatgctcttgttctttcTATCAAGTTAAGTTTTTGTGTTGGTCCATACGATGGATGCAAGATCCCAGGTGCTTGGTCAACGTCTTTTTTTAGTGATAGTATGTAGTATTTATACCAGTTTGATTCCTTCATCAAAAATTAGTCTTCCAAAATCCTTATAATGGACAATGTTAGGATAGTAGTCGATTGAGTTAATGTATCATCTTCCATGAATTTGCTAGTTGTACGAGACATTTTGGTAAAACCCAAAATGTTACCTCTCATTTGAAGGGTTCGATGACAACTGGAAATCACGGGTTTCTGTAAGAAAAAAGTATCAGTAGTACTAGTGTACTATtataaatttttattattttgataATCCTTTGTCACCTAAGATCGATTTTTTTTCTATACGTTAAATTTATTTCTGGAAACCCTTCATAATGAGGATTGACTTGACGTGATGATAAATTTACTTCTAATAGCCTCCTCATATAAATAAAATTCATTAATAACAATTGAAATAGGTTAATTACTAGCAAAAGTGCTCGTGCGTTGCATCGGAAGAGAAATCTATGCAATACCAAATTCTTCACCGACGAATTTACCTACCATCGTTGAGACTGTGAGGCACAGTGCCGTCCCATGGTTTCTGCCTAAAAAAGCAAAATAGATGAGGGGCTTGGTGTGCAAGCTAAGTACATGAGCCTGATTGATTCTCCTTAAGGAAAAGTTCCTTTTGAGCTAGTTCACACAATCGAGTCAAGCAACCCCATCTCAGCTTTGGACCAATGCTTCAATCAGAAATTCAGAATCGGTCGGGTAGACACCAACGCGAGTACCTGAATAGCGTGGAACTCCACGACTAACACGGGAGATGCTGTTGTCTGCCCTTCTTTTCCTTGGACATCTACTTTCGACCATAGTTCTGGAGATCATGTATTGATGTAGTTTATTGCTTGGATTGGTTGGCCGCTATGCTTGTAAAACTGCTTGTACGCACGAGCCCGTGCAGCCTCTTTTGCTATGCGCTCCCGCTAATGTGAAGCTACTCAGTTATAGGAAACTACAATTTAAGGACAGACCAACTGAAATTCAACGACAATCTTACTAATCAGTATATGTCCAGCACCCCAAAAGAAATTCATGTGAGTTCCTGGGAACTCTCCTGCCGTGGCTGAGCATCTCCCTATACTTCTTTTGCTAGCTATTCCTGCCAGCCGCATATCCAGTCGGAAGCGCCGGTCTTCGGCAACATGGAGAGCACAACAACCTGATTCCTCCTGTCCTCCGCTACTTGGTGTTGGCAAATCTCGAGTCCTTATCCTGCAGTTCTGGTTCGTGCCTGCCCACAAAGCCCTGACCAACTCTGATCGACAAGCGAGCAGCCTACTGGGAGCCCTCTCTGCCTTCGCGCTAAAGGGCAAGGGGATTAGGGGACCACCAGAGCAGAGGAAGAACGGGCGGCGGCGGGAGCACGGTGAGCACGATCAAAGGCACGGGTCTACGACGCTCCTTGTCCGGCCGGCGCCTCCACACAACACAGCGCCGCCGGAAGTTTCGGTTCTGGCTAACATAGGCGTTCTCGATTGCGAAGGCTGTGATCGTGACTCGTGAGGATGTGGCGCAGTCCTGTAGCGAAGGCACCCGCACGGAAGCGGCATACAGGCAGGTCCCAGCAACAGAGAGCGAACACGCTGGCCGGGAGGGTGCAGTATCAACTTTCCGGTGGCGTTGAGCGAGAGGGCTGCTGGAAAAGGCCATTGGAGAGGCTAGATTTCCGGCCGCCTCCTTCCAAGCTAATTTTTTAGTCCTCAGCTAAACATGTTGCCGGTGGCGAGAAGCTCCCCTCCACCTCTTGGACATCAATTGCAGGCTCAAGATATTGTCCTCCCTCACGTCTACCCCAACCGTGGCTACCATGTAAAATTGCCAGGAACTTTGTTTCGATCAGATCCTCGTTGAAAATAGACCGACTCGCGACTCGTCGATTGAATACCTCGAGGCTGGACCGAAAGGTGTATATATACGAGCCTTTACATAGAGCAACTGTAGGTTGACCTGCACTCTTTTTCGGATCTTTGGACAGAGACCAGATCGGATACGTCGGCTCACGTGTACGTGGACGGAGGAAGCGTACGAAACGGATCAAACCAAGGAGGACGAGGACCAAACCAAGGAAAATcttttccctttattattaggtaggtTTAGATTTTAACTTACGGGTGGTAGTGGTGGGTAATTTGTACCAACTTTTAGGGTAGTTTTGAATTGAACcaacgaccgagggagaaacccttttgcttttattattaggtatagataaatTAATTATGGGCCAACTTTCACAAAAGGTCAATTAGAAGTAATTTTGCTTGAAGAAAAAATTGAGCTTATCTTCGGTGTCTAATGGGAGCAGTATTACATCTACATTAAATGGTAGACAAATATAGTATCATATTAGAAGCCTTGAATTAATATTttccaaacaaaataaaaaattgTATTTCCAGGATATATGCAATAATTTTTTGCTGCTTTGCCCTTCATCAAACCATAGTTGCCTCCATAGATCTCAAACTTCAAAGCCATCGATTATTCCAACGTCGAATAATAATAACCCTAAATACCATGAGAACCGCACTCCTCCTCGTCGCCATTACCACTCTCATTTATGCCGCTGCAGTGCCCGCCACGGCAAACCCCGATGATTGGTCCAAGATTAAGAACATCACCGACCCATACATCCAGGGGCTCGGCAAGTGGCTGGTGACGGAGCACACCAAAATGGGGGGCAAtgatgggctcaagtttcagaaggtgctaagcggcgaatatcaaattaggaatggtgtaagttattggcttgtcatcgttgccatgagaccaggtggctcacatggcacatacaaaggatggttactagaggAAGTCCCGAGTAACCAGAACACATGGAAGCTCATAAATTTCAGCCCTTTAGACTAGTCGGGTTACCTTTAGTGTTGTAATAAATTTACAAGAAATTATATGGTGTTTCTCTTTAATTTTGCATGCATGCTTCTCTTGGACTATGGAGATATTAAGAAAATGAATCCTCGCATGCAAATCCTATTTCTTCTAATTGTTAGGAATCAATGATAGCCATGTGATTAAGAGTTCACTTCACAATATGGTGGCGGTCGACATGTCTTCTCTGTGTTTGTTGTCACATAATACAATTTTATCATCAAGCTAAGAGACAATAGGTGGTATTTTATTTTAAGACACGTGTTCtacactttgatgctcttgttctttcTATCAAGTTAAGTTTTTGTGTTGGTCCATACGATGGATGCAAGATCCCAGGTGCTTGGTCAACATCTTTTTTTAGTGATAGTATGTAGTATTTATACCAGTTTGATTCCTTCATCAAAAATTAGTTTTCCAAAATCCTTATAACGGACAATGTTAGGATAGTAGTCGATTGAGTTAATGTATCATCTTCCATGAATTTGCTAGTTGTACGAGACATTTTGGTAAAACCCAAAATGTTACCTCTCATTTGAAGGGTTTGATGACAACTGGAAAACACGGGTTTCTGTAAGAAAAAAGTATCAGTAGTACTAGTGTACTATtataaatttttattattttgataATCCTTTGTCACCTAAGATCGATTTTTTTTTCTATACGTCAAATTTATTTCTGGAAACCCTTCATAATGAGGATTGACTTGACGTGATGATAAATTTACTTCTAATAGCCTCCTCATATAAATGAAATTCATTAATAACAATTGAAATAGGTTAATTATAAATTAATTATGGGCCAACTTTCACAAAAGGTCAATTAGAAGTAATTTTGCTTGAAGAAAAAATTGAGCTTATCTTCGGTGTCTAATGGGAGCAGTATTACATCTACATTAAATGGTAGACAAATATAGTATCATATTAGAAGCCTTGAATTAATATTttccaaacaaaagaaaaaattgtatttccaggatatatgcaataattttttgctgctatattttccttctcgAGTAGTTTATATATTTCAATATTCCCCACATTGTCTTTGCCCTTCATCAAACCATAGTTGCGTCCATAGATCTCAAACTTCAAAGCCATCGATTATTCCAACGTCGAATAATAATAACCCTAAATACCATGAGAACCGCACTCCTCCTCGTCGCCATTACCACTCTCATTTATGCCGCTGCAGTGCTCGCCACGGCAAACCCCGATGATTGGTCCAAGATTAAGAACATCACCGACCCATACATCCAGGGGCTCGGCAAGTGGCTAGTGACGGAGCACACCAAAATGGGAGGCAAtgatgggctcaagtttcagaagGTGCTAAGCGGCAAATATCAAATTAGGAATGGTGTAAGTTATCGGCTTGTCATCGTTGGCATGAGACCAGGTGGCTCACATGGCACATAcaaaggatggttactagaggAAGTCCCGAGTAACCAGAACACATGGAAGCTCATAAATTTCAGCCCTTTAGACTAGTCAGGTTACCTTTAGTGTTGTAATAAATTTACAAGAAATTATATGGTGTTTCTCTTAAATTTTGCATGCATGCTTCTCTTGGACTATGGAGATATTAAGAAAATGAATCCTTGCATGCAAATCCTATTTCTTCTAATTGTTAGGAATCAATGATAGCCATGTGATTAAGAGTTCACTTCACAATATGGTGGCGGTCGACATGTCTTCTCTGTGTTTGTTGTCACATAATACAATTTTATCATAAAGCTAAGAAACAATAGGTGGTATTTTATTTTAAGACACGTGTTCtacactttgatgctcttgttctttcTATCAAGTTAAGTTTTTGTGTTGGTCCATACGATGGATGCAAGATCCCAGGTGCTTGGTCAACGTCTTTTTTTAGTGATAGTATGTAGTATTTATACCAGTTTGATTCCTTCATCAAAAATTAGTCTTCCAAAATCCTTATAAAGGACAATATTAGGATAGTAGTCGATTGAGTGAATGTATCATCTTCCATGAATTTGCTAGTTGTACGAGACATTTTGGTAAAACCCAAAATGTTACCTCTCATTTGAAGGGTTTGATGACAACTAGAAAACGCGGGTTTCTGTAAGAAAAAAGTATCAGTAGTACTAGTGTACTATtataaatttttattattttgataATCCTTTGTCACCTAAGATCGATTTTTTTTCTATACGTCAAATTTATTTCTTGAAACCCTTCATAATGAGGATTGACTTGACGTGATGATAAATTTACTTCTAATAGCCTCCTCATATAAATGAAATTCATTAATAACAATTGAAATAGGTTAATTATAAATTAATTATGGGCCAACTTTCACAAAAGGTCAATTAGAAGTAATTTTGCTTGAAGAAAAAATTGAGCTTATCTTCGGTGTCTAATGGGAGCAGTATTACATCTACATTAAATGGTAGACAAATATAGTATCATATTAGAAGCCTTGAATTAATATTttccaaacaaaagaaaaaaattgtatttccaggatatatgcaataattttttgctgctatattttccttctcgAGTAGTTTATATATTTCAATATTCCCCACATTTTCTTCGCCCTTCATCAAACCATAGTTGCCTCCATAGATCTCAAACTTCAAAGCCATCGATTATTCCAACGTCGAATAATAATAACCCTAAATACCATGAGAACCGCACTCCTCCTCGTTGCCATTACCACTCTCATTTATGCCGCTGCAGTGCCCGCCACGGCAAACCCCGATGATTGGTCCAAGATTAAGAACATCACCGACCCATACATCCAGGGGCTCGGCAAGTGGCTGGTGACGGAGCACACCAAAATGGGGGGCAAtgatgggctcaagtttcagaaggtgctaagcggcgaatatcaaattaggaatggtgtaagttatcggcttgtcatcgttgccatgagaccaggtagctcacatggcacatacaaaggatggttactagaggAAGTCCCGACTAACCAGAACACATGGAAGCTCATAAATTTCAGCCCTTTAGACTAGTTGGGTTACCTTTAGTGTTGTAATAAATTTACAAGAAATTATATGGTTTTTCTCTTAAATTTTGCATGCATGCTTCTCTTGGACTATGGAGATATTAAGAAAATGAATCCTCGCATGCAAATCCTATTTCTTCTAATTGTTAGGAATCAATGATAGCCATGTGATTAAGAGTTCACTTCACAATATGGTGGCGGTCGAAATGTCTTCTCTGTGTTTGTTGTCACATAATACAATTTTATCATCAAGCTAAGAGACAATAGGTGGTATTTTATTTTAAGACACGTGTTCtacactttgatgctcttgttctttcTATCAAGTTAAGTTTTTGTGTTGGTCCATACGATGGATGCAAGATCCCAGGTGCTTGGTAAACGTCTTTTTTTAGTGATAGTATGTAGTATTTATACCAGTTTGATTCCTTCATCAAAAATTAGTCTTCCAAAATCCTTATAACGGACAATATTAGGATAGTAGTCGATTGAGTTAATGTATCATCTTCCATGAATTTTCTAGTTGTACGAGACATTTTGGTAAAACCCAAAATGTTACCTCTCATTTGAAGGGTTTGATGACAACTGGAAAACGCGGGTTTCTGTAAGAAAAAAGTATCAGTAGTACTAGTGTACTATtacaaatttttattattttgataATCCTTTGTCACCTAAGATCGATTTTTTTCTATACGTCAAATTTATTTCTGGAAACCCTTCATAATGAGGATTGACTTGACGTGATGATAAATTTACTTCTAATAGCCTCCTCATATATATATGAAATTCATTAATAACAATTGAAATAGGTTAATTATAAATTAATTATGGGCCAACTTTCACAAAAGGTCAATTAGAAGTAATTTTGCTTGAAGAAAAAATTGAGCTTATCTTCGGTGTCTAATGGGAGCAGTATTACATCTACATTAAATGGTAGACAAATATAGTATCATATTAGAAGCCTTGAATTAATATTttccaaacaaaagaaaaaattgtatttccaggatatatgcaataattttttgctgctatattttccttctcgAGTAGTTTATATGTTTCAATATTCCCCACATTTTCTTCGCCCTTCATCAAACCATAGTTGCCTCCATAGATCTCAAACTTCAAAGCCATCGATTATTCCAACGTCGAATAATAATAACCCTAAATACCATGAGAACCGCACTCCTCCTCGTCGCCATTACCACTCTCATTTATGCCGCTGCAGTGCCCGCCACGGCAAACCCCGATGATTGGTCCAAGATTAAGAACATCACTGACCCATACATCCAGGGGCTCGGCAAGTGACTGGTGACGGAGCACACCAAAATGGGGGGCAAtgatgggctcaagtttcagaaggtgctaagcggcgaatatcaaattaggaatggtgtaagttatcggcttgtcatcgttgccatgagaccaggtggctcacatggcacatacaaaggatggttactagaggAAGTCCCGAGTAACCAGAACACATGGAAGCTCATAAATTTTAGCCCTTTAGACTAGTCGGGTTACCTTTAGTGTTGTAATAAATTTACAAGAAATTATATGGTGTTTCTCTTTAATTTTGCATGCATGCTTGTCTCGGACTATGGAGATATTAAGAAAATGAATCCTTCGCATGCAAATCCTATTTCTTCTAATTGTTAGGAATCAATGATAGCCATGTGATTAAGAGTTCACTTCACAATATGGTGGCGGTCGACATGTCTTCTCTGTGTTTGTTGTCACATAATACAATTTTATCATCAAGCTAAGAGACAATAGGTGGTATTTAATTTTAAGACACGTGTTCtacactttgatgctcttgttctttcTATCAAGTTAAGTTTTTGTGTTGGTCCATACGATGGATGCAAAATCCCAGGTGCTTGGTCAATGTCTTTTTTTAGTGATAGTATGTAGTATTTATACCAGTTTCATTCCTTCATCAAAAATTAGTCTTCTAAAATCCTTATAACGGACAATGTTAGGATAGTAGTCGATTGAGTTAATGTATCATCTTCCATGAATTTGCTAGTTGTACGAGACATTTTGGTAAAACCCAAAATGTTACCTCTCATTTGAAGGGTTTGATGACAACTGGAAAACACGGGTTTCTGTAAGAAAAAAAGTATCAGTAGTACTAGTGTACTATtataaatttttattattttgataATCCTTTGTCACCTAAGATCGATTTTTTTTCTATACGTCAAATTTATTTCTGGAAACCCTTCATAATGAGGATTGACTTGACGTGATGATAAATTTACTTCTAATAGCCTCCTCGTATAAATGAAATTCATTAATAACAATTGAAATAGGTTAATTATAAATTAATTATGGGCCAACTTTCACAAAAGGTCAATTAGAAGTAATTTTTCTTGAAGAAAAAATTGAGCTTATCTTCGGTGTCTAATGGGAGCAGTATTACATCTACATTAAATGGTAGACAAATATAGTATCATATTAGAAGCCTTGAATTAATATTTTCCAAACAAAAGAAAAAGTTGTATTTCCAGGATAGATGCAATAATTTTTtgctgctatattttccttctcgAGTAGTTTATATATTTCAATATTCCCCACATTGTCATCGCCCTTCATCAAACCATAGTTGCCTCCATAGATCTCAAACTTCAAAGCCATCGATTATTCCAACGTCGAATAATAATAACCCTAAAAACCATGAGAACCGCACTCCTCCTCGTCGCCATTACCACTCTCATTTATGCCGCTGCAGTGCCCGCCACGGCAAACCCCGATGATTGGTCCAAGATTAAGAACATCACCGACCCATACATCCAGGGGCTCGGCAAGTGGCTGGTGACGGAGCACACCAAAATGGGGGCAAtgatgggctcaagtttcagaaggtgctaacggcgaatatcaaattaggaatggtgtaagttatcggcttgtcatcgttgccatgagaccaggtggctcacatggcacatacaaaggatggttactagaggAAGTCCCGAGTAACCAGAACACATGGAAGATCATAAATTTCAGCCCTTTAGACTAGTCGGGTTACCTTTAGTGTTGTAATAAATTTACAAGAAATTATATGGTGTTTCTCTTAAATTTTGCATGCATGCTTCTCTTGGACTATGGAGATATTAAGAAAATGAATCCTCGCATGCAAATCCTATTTCTTCTAATTGTTAGGAATCAATGATAGCCATGTGATTAAGAGTTCACTTCACAATATGGTGGCGGTCGACATGTCTTCTCTGTGTTTGTTGTCACATAATACAATTTTATCATCAAGCTAAGAGACAATAGGTGGTATTTTATTTTAAGACACGTGTTCtacactttgatgctcttgttctttcTATCAAGTTAAGTTTTTGTGTTGGTCCATACGATGGATGCAAGATCCCAGGTGCTTGGTCAACGTCTTTTTTTAGTGATAGTATGTAGTATTTATACCAGTTTGATTCCTTCATCAAAAATTAGTCTTCCAAAATCCTTATAACGGACAATGTTAGGATAGTAGTCGATTGAGTTAATGTATCATCTTCCATGAATTTGCTAGTTGTATGAGACATTTTGGTAAAACCCAAAATGTTACCTCTCATTTGAAGGGTTTGATGACAACTGGAAAACGCGGGTTTCTGTAAGAAAAAAGTATCAGTAGTACTA
It includes:
- the LOC127315474 gene encoding cysteine proteinase inhibitor 6-like, with protein sequence MRTALLLVAITTLIYAAAVLATANPDDWSKIKNITDPYIQGLGKWLVTEHTKMGGNDGLKFQKVLSGKYQIRNGVSYRLVIVGMRPGGSHGTYKGWLLEEVPSNQNTWKLINFSPLD